The Pleuronectes platessa chromosome 11, fPlePla1.1, whole genome shotgun sequence genome includes a window with the following:
- the LOC128451282 gene encoding CAP-Gly domain-containing linker protein 4 — MTKEDVSEPVDGETFLSSHQRPVIYLVASAPMPSDYEFSFFDPSELQCREVLLDPSTTIPELFAVLRQWVPQVQKNIDLIGNEILKRGCGVNDRDGLTDMSLLHYCCKAGAPGIGDADTAASFARQLLGRGADPNLRSRWTNMRALHYAAYFDVPQLIWVVLQASQLGEVDATCSDFDFGTALHIAASNLCTSAVKCLLELGANPAFRNEKGQCPADVVPDPLDMPVEMADAAAVAKELRSLLSKALPRPSSPLPLTLHTQTPPGLSDKARIQLATMGIRLGDRVVIAGQKVGTLRFCGSTEFSGGLWAGVELDKPEGKNNGSVAGVQYFTCLIKHGIFAPLSKISKPLERHKSSTPKMSTPTRPPRRIDLSRINSKINTGVLSRSLSSSSSSLDSRHGPGGRPRPLPRQRLPARQRRERASPRTSPSLALHSYSVLTATGVRSRTPSAGSSVYEGPEVRLGERVLVVGQRTGVVQFYGKTSFAPGLWLGIELDKPSGKNDGSVGGVRYFSCPPKHGVFAPPSRVQRIHGSVDCLSELSSSRLTHPFSGTIRRSLSTSLGIATPKETSRRSPVSRSRSNPHRRRRSTLSGSSGGVPGHAGSSPSASPDGQVSLHVGMQVLLNSANEMATIRYLGTADFAPGLWLGLELRSPKGKNDGSVGGRRYFTCRAGCGVLVRPSRVTHRGINGSRLVNESSGGL; from the exons ATGACAAAGGAGGATGTTTCAGAGCCTGTGGATGGAGAGACCTTCCTGTCTTCCCATCAGCGGCCGGTTATCTACCTGGTGGCCTCCGCACCCATGCCCAGTGACTATG AGTTCTCCTTCTTTGACCCCAGTGAGCTGCAGTGCAGGGAGGTTCTTCTGGATCCCAGCACCACAATACCAGAGCTGTTCGCTGTCCTCAGGCAGTGGGTGCCCCAGGTTCAGAAGAATATTGACCTGATTGGCAATGAG ATCTTAAAGAGAGGCTGTGGTGTGAATGATCGAGACGGACTGACAGATATGAGCCTCCTGCACTACTGCTGCAAGGCTGGGGCCCCGGGCATCG GTGATGCAGACACAGCAGCCAGCTTCGCCCGCCAGCTCCTCGGCCGGGGCGCTGATCCTAACCTTCGCTCACGCTGGACTAACATGAGGGCCCTGCACTACGCTGCCTACTTCGATGTTCCCCAGCTTATCTGGGTCGTATTGCAGGCCTCCCAGCTTGGAG AGGTAGATGCCACCTGCAGTGACTTTGATTTTGGCACCGCCCTGCACATTGCTGCATCCAACCTGTGCACATCCGCTGTCAAATGTCTCCTGGAGCTCGGAGCCAACCCGGCTTTCAGA AATGAAAAAGGACAGTGCCCTGCAGACGTGGTGCCTGACCCTCTTGACATGCCCGTGGAGATGGCAGATGCAGCCGCTGTGGCCAAAGAGCTCCGATCTTTGCTGAGCAAGGCTTTACCCAGACCCAGCTCTCCGCTGCCCCTCACTCTGCATACCCAGACCCCTCCCGGCCTCTCCGATAAGGCCAGGATACAGCTCGCCACCATGGGAATCCGTCTAGGAGACCGTGTGGTGATAGCTGGACAGAAG GTTGGAACCCTACGATTCTGTGGCAGCACTGAGTTCTCAGGAGGCCTCTGGGCTGGAGTGGAGCTCGACAAACCAGAAGGGAAGAACAACGGCTCGGTAGCAGGGGTTCAATATTTCACCTGTCTGATCAAACATG GAATCTTTGCTCCCCTTTCCAAGATAAGCAAACCTTTGGAAAGACATAAAAGCAGCACCCCAAAGATGTCTACACCCACACGGCCCCCTCGTCGCATTGACCTGTCCCGTATCaactcaaagataaacacag GTGttctctcccgctctctgtcctcttcatcctcttcactgGACTCTCGGCATGGGCCAGGTGGCCGACCTCGTCCACTGCCAAGGCAACGCCTTCCTGCCAGGCAGAGAAGGGAGCGTGCTAGTCCCAGGACCTCGCCCTCACTGGCGCTGCATTCCTATTCCGTGCTGACTGCCACAG GTGTCCGAAGCCGAACCCCCTCAGCAGGTAGCTCTGTGTATGAGGGCCCTGAGGTGCGTCTGGGGGAGAGGGTGCTGGTGGTGGGTCAGAGAACTGGTGTCGTCCAGTTTTATGGAAAGACCAGCTTTGCTCCAG GCCTCTGGTTGGGCATTGAACTGGACAAGCCAAGTGGTAAGAATGATGGATCAGTGGGAGGAGTCAGGTACTTCAGCTGCCCACCCAAACATGGCGTCTTTGCTCCTCCATCTCGTGTTCAAAG GATCCATGGATCCGTGGATTGCCTCTCGGAGCTCTCGTCCTCGCGCCTCACTCATCCATTCAGCG GAACAATCCGTCGCAGTCTGAGCACCTCATTGGGCATCGCCACCCCAAAGGAGACGAGCAGAAGAAGTCCTGTTAGCAG gagtcgTTCCAACCCTCACCGCCGGCGCAGGAGCACTCTCAGTGGAAGCAGTGGTGGTGTTCCTGGACATGCAGGCTCCAGTCCCTCAGCCAGCCCCGATGGACAGGTCAGCCTCCACGTGGGCATGCAGGTGCTGCTGAACAGCGCCAATGAGATGGCGACCATCCGTTACCTGGGCACAGCCGATTTTGCCCCGGGCctttggctggggctggagctCCGAAGCCCCAAGGGCAAGAATGACGGGTCTGTGGGAGGCCGCCGCTACTTCACCTGTCGAGCTGGCTGTGGTGTGCTGGTCCGTCCCAGCCGCGTCACACACCGCGGCATCAACGGGTCGCGCCTGGTGaacgagagcagcggaggactGTAG